The proteins below come from a single Papaver somniferum cultivar HN1 chromosome 11, ASM357369v1, whole genome shotgun sequence genomic window:
- the LOC113325373 gene encoding probable serine/threonine-protein kinase PBL22, with translation MNCFACSSRLTTDMEINEDDRSECRSPVSSANSSGDGARRTSTRGRSVSKAGPSAPAANAAATTFTYQELAYATENFKPDLRIS, from the exons ATGAATTGTTTTGCTTGCTCTTCTCGATTAACTACAGACATGGAGATTAATGAAGACGACCGTTCAGA ATGTAGGTCTCCAGTTTCTAGTGCAAATTCAAGTGGTGATGGTGCAAGGAGAACTAGTACACGCGGTCGATCTGTTTCAAAGGCTGGACCTTCTGCTCCAGCAGCCAATGCTGCCGCCACAACTTTTACATATCAAGAGCTTGCGTATGCAACTGAGAATTTTAAACCAG ACCTTAGAATTTCTTAG
- the LOC113324164 gene encoding uncharacterized protein LOC113324164, which produces MVSDSFSWVLSGVYAPCDERLRVSLWEELGVVRETWQLPWCIGGDFNEVLRMHERSGTQRMTSGMRQFTEFVDKHELVDLPMSGARFSWQHGENSDRFSKIDRFLISLDFDLHFPSIPSSVLGKPLSDHDPIKFVCDLSDWGPSPFRFEFMFLEDPNILVLMEQWWNSFSFPGSAGFVVAKKLQALKLKINEWNRLVFGRIDRQLE; this is translated from the coding sequence ATGGTGTCTGATAGCTTCTCTTGGGTTCTCAGTGGAGTTTACGCTCCTTGCGACGAAAGACTTAGAGTTTCTCTCTGGGAAGAATTGGGGGTTGTTAGAGAAACTTGGCAGCTTCCTTGGTGCATAGGAGGTGACTTCAATGAAGTTCTTCGTATGCACGAAAGGTCAGGAACTCAAAGAATGACATCAGGTATGCGACAATTTACTGAATTTGTTGATAAACATGAGCTAGTTGACTTACCAATGTCAGGGGCTAGGTTCAGTTGGCAGCATGGAGAAAACAGTGATAGATTCAGCAAGATAGATAGATTCCTAATCTCTTTGGACTTTGATCTCCATTTCCCATCCATTCCTTCATCTGTGTTGGGAAAACCTTTGTCAGATCATGATCCCATCAAATTTGTTTGTGATCTATCTGATTGGGGGCCTTCTCCATTTCGGTTTGAATTCATGTTTCTTGAAGATCCTAATATTCTTGTTCTTATGGAGCAATGGTGgaattccttttcttttccagGTTCAGCTGGTTTCGTTGTAGCTAAAAAGTTGCAGGCTTTGAAACTGAAAATAAATGAGTGGAATAGacttgtttttggaagaattgaTAGGCAACTTGAATAA